The genomic window AACTCAGCTTTGTTGTTAAATATTGTGACTTCTCTTCTAGGACGAAGCTGGGCAGCCACCACCACAGAAGGTCTTCTGATCTATTCTCTGGACTCTGGACTGATTTTTGATCCTTTTGAGCTGGATGTTGATGTCACACCCAGCAACATACACAAAACACTGCGCCGGAAGGAGTACACAATGGCCATCATCATGGCCTTCAAgctgaatgaaaagaaattaattcaggaGGTCATCGAGGCTGTTCCTAGCAGTGAAGGTGAGTGGATTTTCCATGGAATTCGGCTGAGCTAGTTGTAAGCAGAGATGTGTAAGCCAAAATAAGTTGAGGTGTAAAGGACTCTTGGACAGGGAAGTGTAATGTTCATACCTAAGGACTTCTTGCTGTAGCTGGAGACTAAAAGGGATGATCCAAATAGTAATTCAACTCTGAAGTCtatgggctttttttccctttttgcacAGTTGATGTTATCTGCTCATCACTCCCAGACCTGTATGTGGAGAAATTATTGGAGTTCCTGGCCTCTGCATTTGAGATCTCATGTCACTTGGAGTTCTATCTTATTTGGGCTCATAAGTTGCTCATGCTGCATGGACAGAAATTGAAAACAAGGTGAGATCTTGTGAAAGTCTAAATGCTcacaagcattttaaaattaaaattaaaacccgTCAGTTTTTACTTAACATCTGCTGACATTCTAGATAATGCATATACAGCAAttagaattatttaatttttactacTTCTGTACTAATGGTAAAAGTGATGATTTGAACTCGATCCTAAAGATCTTTTCCaccctaaatgattctgtgattctaacaAGTGTGTATGATAGAATTGGAATAAATTATTGGATTTGTGAAGAGATactacaaaaacattttcaaatctgATAGATAAAACTTCACATAGCTTCCTTAGCCTATAAATGCATAAAGATTTCAAGAGTGATAGTAGGTTTGACAACTGAGTTTTTTAAACAGTGATGCATCTTAAATGTCACTGAAAGGTAATTTGCAGGTGCTGACtgcatttatatatgtatataagcTTGTGATTATAGCATGAACTCTTAGCTGTTAGTACTCACCTTTCCTGTATAGTTCTCTACCACTACTTGGGCCTGGTCTGTGAATTATATTTAGCCCACCCATAGTATAGAATTTATAggcatttaggaaaaaaataaggcaaattTACAAATTTAAAACAGGCTAAGTGAAAGATAATATGAGAAGGAGTCCTGCAGGTTAAACACCAGTGTATTGTCTAACTCTTTCCTTGCTTCAGCGTTGGTATTAATGTTTTAGTTACTGGAATGACTGGAAGAAGtttctccttttgttgctgttcaAGTAGAAGAGgatgatttaaaacaaactcttCCTTGTACAGAAAGTATTGTAGTACCAGGAAGGAACTCTCATTGCTACCAGCAAGCAGAATTAGTTCTTCAAGCCACAGTTTGACAttagaaaaaagatatttctgacATTACTTGTATTGAGTATTACTTGtattattacattatattaCTAGTGTTGAGTACTCTGACCTTATTGAGGGAAGagtcaaaaggaaaaagcttttatttatttatttagtataTCTTTAaaagtttgctttgaaaagttAACATGTATGCTTGTTAAAATCTTGAGACTGTAGAAAGGATTTCCATATGTAAAAACAAATTGCACTGCAAATGGTGTGTTCTCTCCATTCCAGGTCAGTGAAGCTGCTCCCTATGATTCAGTTCCTCCAGAAAAGCATCCAGCGTCATTTCGAAGATGTTTCAAAACTGTACGTGTTGTTacatttaaacttttaaatCAAAAACTTGGAGTAATTTGGGGGATGATAGCACGTTTCTTCTTCTagaggtgctttttttttttttttttggaggggaatGCAGTCTTGTTTCTGACAtgttcctgtttatttttacagctgtgaATGGAACATCTACAACATCAAATACGCGCTGGCCATTTCACAACAGCGGGGCGTGAAACGTCTGGCTGAAGAACCATCAGTAGATGAAGAAGAGTTGGATTCTGACAGTGATTATCTTATGCAAGGGGTTCATAAAGACAAATTGAGTTCCTAGTTACTCTGCATGAGAGGGAGAAAACCCTCAAGGCAGTATTTTATGCAGTGGTATTCACTGAGAAGGAGTGGCCCTCATAGTGGCATCTATTAGCTCTTCCCAACAATGTGGATGGAGTTACATGTGAGTTAGGGGGGGAAATGTAGGATAGGCAAAGTGCCATCCGTGGCATAAATCGTGTACCCCTTGGCTGTAAATTCGACAGCACTGATTTcttgttgatttctttttttttttaaataatttctgatttcaagcaaggaaaaaaaaagtgttcttagTGAAATTAAAAGTACGGCTGGAagaagtttattaaaaatgctttgtacATTAAGTATTGTGAGTTTTGTAATGCAGTCTTGTCATACATtggactatttttttttatcctttttaaaaagcattcttAATTGGAGGTCTGTCTGTTGCTCTCAActtgttttaaatattgttttactTCGatttaatatttacatatttgtgGAACAGTTTTCTTAGTTCTCTAACTTCCAAACCTGATGAAGGTTCAATAATGAGGATAAATGTTACATCCATAGCAATGACTCTGAGAGAATATTTACTGTGATGTAAAAATCTTATAGAGGTTTAATTACGAACCTTGAGATACTGTAGTAAAAATTTGTTTGGACATTGCCAACTCAATAATGTAATTTAAGCCTTAAGAGAATGTGTTACAAATgtgtgagtttttttttttcaaatgaaaactttttcttgtcctgtgggtttttttatgttgtttattAGCACATTAAAATCTGGAATTTTgatttccttgggtttttttgtgactTGGTGGGAAAATTGACTAATAACAACATTGAGATCCTGAATATTCTGTTctcttggatttattttctggtCACTTTCCACTTCTGGAGTAGAGGAGAGGTAATTAAaactgctgaagagaaaaatgagtcCAAAGTGTACAGTGAACACATACAGTCAATTTGTAGAATTTCAGTGTATAAATTAAAGATACACTTGCTACTTAAATAAGACATAAGACATGTTTTTCTTAGAGTAGAATATTCTTTTAGGTAATCATAGCAAATTTTATGATGCACAGGAAAGCAAATACAGTTTTCCCTCGTGCCCTTCCATAGTCATAGGTAGAATAATGAAAACTCAAGTATGAGGTTTTAAATTTGATGGGTCCGAAGTTTGGCTTGATCCTACTGCTTTTTGGTGTGGTTTGTGAGCCTGACAGCCTCCGGGttggctggagccaggcttggaAGCATCAACCTTTCCCTACCTTCCTCCAGGGCAGGTGGAGACTGCAGCTGTAGACTTGCACCTTGACATCAGATAGAGATGTCTGTGTGTATTTCAGCAGGACTGTCTTTCTTATACATATCACAGAATGAaataggttggaaaagacctccaaggtcatcgagtccaacctttgaccgatcaccaccttgtcacccagaccacgcacaaagtgccacatccaaaagcacctctagggatggtgaatccaccacctccccgggcagcccattccaacgcTTGACAACGCTTTCAGTGAGGAAATGTCTCATGATGTCCATAGTTTGGTTTCCttaataaagaaggaaaaagtaaaaaccaaGTGAGAAGGGTAAAAGAAACACTAAACCCCAGTATTTCACAGGGTCCCTGAGAGGCAGCAATGCGGCTGTCCCTGTGTGTTGTTTACCCCACTTTCATTAACAGCTCTGGCCTAGGGTGCCTCTTGCTGCAAGGTTTGTGTTCAAAACAAGTCCCGAGGGCTTATttccatggggtttttttttactgttatgacggggagatagacaacaggttagcaaaggcatgtAGTGCTTTCGGGAAATTCCATAAAAGAGcatggcataataaacacttgaagaaaagtaccaagatgagtgtttacagagccatagtgctgtctactctcttatatggttccgaatcatgggtcatctaccggcaccacctgcgtctcctagaacgcttccatcagcgctgcctccgtacaatccttaacatccactggttagattttgtgaccaatacatctgttctagaacaagcagcagtcacaagtatcgaggccatgttactgagaacacagctgcgatgggcagggcacgtctccaggatgaaggaccaccgcctccctaagatcctgctctatggtgaacttgccactggctgctgcatgagaggagccccgaagagaagatacaaggactccctgaaacaacatctcagccttggccatattgatcaccataactggtctactctggcctccaattgggaggcctggagacatgccatctataacgcagctgtctcctttgagaacacacgcaggatcactctccaggagaaaagacaacgcagaaagaaccgcGTCTTGTggaatataccatctaaggagtctttttgctgtgccttttgcaatcggatatgtctatctcgtattggcctcattagccaccagcgtgcctgtaataaatgtggatagagccttccttaatcttcgttcgcgaagcctaaCCATGAAAATATTCCCAGTAAAGGAGGCTCGGGAAGGGAACGAGGGCCCTCAGGGGCCCCTCCGCGCCTCCAGGGGGCGCCGCCAAGGGCGCGGCGGCCTCGGAGCGCGGCCCTTCAGCGCCCGCTCTCTCCTGACCTGctcccccttcctgctcccGGTTCCTCCGCTCCCTTCTCCCCCCGCCTGGCCATGCTGAGCTCCCGCGGCCCGGCCCTGTGCACCGCTCTGTGGCGGGCGGCGGGACCCGCCGGCCTCGCCTCCTTCCACTGCTCCGCCCGGCGCCGCCACTCCGCCCGCGTCGCTGTGGTGAGTTAATGGAGGAGCCGCGGGGGCCGCGCGGAGGAGAAGCGcgttggtttatttttcacactCTGCAGGGGAGGGTCTCTCCGGCGGGTGCAAGGAAGGGGCCGGGAAAGGCTCGCCcggtggctgtggctgctggaaaCCCTCGGGAGAGGCTGAATTCGAGAAGAGAAACCCGCCTAGAGCTGAGAAACTtggaggaaggcagagaaggagCGGGGAACGCGTAAAAATTGACGTCTGTGGAGTTGTTGTTGGCCTGGAGTTGGTTTGTaaagaaccacagaatggttggaagggaccgcgctgggtcatctggtcccacctccctgctcaagcagggccatcccagaggATTGTGTCCAGGcggttctggaatatctccagtgagggagactccacagcctctctggtgTCTGTTCAGTGCTcggtcactgcccagcaaagaagttcttcctcatgtccgggtggaacttcctgggcatcagttcctgcccgttcctcttgtgccattgctgggcccccccgagcagagcctggtccatcctctgccccctccctgcagaccctgcaGACCTGGGGGAGGTCCCCTCTCAGCgtctcttctcgaggctgaacagccccagctccctcagcctttatTCATATGaaagatgctccagtccctcagTCATCCTCGTTtccctctgctggacctgcttTAGCCACTCCAGGTTGCTCCTGAGGAGCCCAGGAGAGCTTGAAATAGTTTATAATGTGACTGGGGGAGGTCCTGAGAGCGCACAGGAAACTATTGAGGCTGTGTTGTGCTCTTCTGCAGGAAGGAGTTAAAGCATATCACAGATACAAAAGAAAGCCAGGAGGTGGAGGAGCCAGAGGTTGCCAAAGGAAAATCAAGGCTGTAGGTAGTGTCCCATAGGGACACACAGTTTTGGAGCTCACTGAACAGCCCTTGAAGCTTGAGCTTTGTGTAGTCTAGATGGCATTAAACATAAAGAGATAAGAAGGCATTACCTGCACGAAGAAATCTGTTTGGGGCAGAGTTGGCTCTGGAATGGGCAGAATGCTGGTCCAAGTGGCTAACAGTTAACCCAGGAATACTGTCATTTTAGCAAGTCACAGCTTTTTAAAtagagaggggaaaacaaatgttatttttgacATTTAGTGACATAAATTTCTGACTAAGGTAGGAAACAGATTTGGCAACAAGAAGGTACTGAAATAACAGAAGAGGACAGTGTTTTAGTTCTTCGGTTTCAGTGAGTTTcaacaacatttaaaaagtgTTGCTTATGAAAGATAATTACAGCACAGTTGCTTATCTGTTTTTCACTctaaaataaatgataaaataaaaaggttgtGAATTCAAAGGCAGCTCTTACATATCAGAACAGGATTAGCATGGACAGAAGAACATTCATGGATTTTGCTCATTTGGTGAAGTGGTGGTGGCATGTCATGCCCCTGAGAGCAGAGAACTGGGTACTGGGGCCTGAAAGCCCCTTCAAGtgtaacatttttaacatttctaacTAAGACAGTTTCAGTTCTGAGTTTCTGTTCATGTGTCTGTGATTAGAAACTTTCGAGCTTCAAAAAACTGAGGTAAAACCAGGAGGGAAGAGAgtaaagtgaaaaagaagaaaaaaaaaaagaggaaaggaaattgACTTCctaactggatttttttctttcaaaacaaacagccaaacaaaaacccccacaagaGTTCATCAATATACTTTCAGGAACTACATAatcctttggatttttttggttttattttgttattataaTGGTTTTCCccttagtttttaaaaatgttttttctttttctactttgaCAAAGACTCTCCACTCACACAAAGGTAGATGATTGATTGTGCTTTTTATCCTCTGGTGTGTATAAACAAATTTAAGGTATTATTGCCAGTATTATTAAGGAAAAGCGTGGCTAATACAGCATAATTGCACTATTGCACTGAAAGTGATTTAACTGTTGATCTCTGATGCAGATCCTCAGACAAAATACAGCAGCAGGTAAAGTAGTTTATTCTCAGTGCCACCTCGAAGTGCACTTTTATCCCACTTCTGATTGATGAGCATCTGGATGAGAAGCTGTTTCACATGACTGTGGACACTTCATTGAAAAGATGTAAGACAGTGAGAACAACCCACTGTGTGCACAGTAAAAACATACCTAGAGGATAACACGTCAGTTTATTAACTGGGGAATAAATGTATAAGCCAGGAAATAAACACTGGTTATTTCTGACCCCTGTGATGGGTTGCTATAAATAGGAAATGCCAGTTCTGCAGTGTGTCAAATGGTGACTCCAGTGCTCACAGCATCATGCTCACTGGGTTAGCAAAGAGCTTGTTGCCAAGTTGTTCTTCTGGGGGATGAagggaggggttttttgttgtttgttgatcctttttagtttgtttgttttcatcttacCTTGCGAAAGATCCTGTAGGAAGTTTTGTGTCACCTGAAATACTCTCTTGATTTTCTCACTGCAGGTCCTGTCTGGTTGTGGCGTCTACGATGGCACAGAAATCCACGAGGCTTCAGCGTAAGTTGCTTTATGAGATAGGCTCCAAAACAGTCTCTgttacactgcagcagcctgtttAATTTAGTTTTGCTGTCTCTGGCCATCAAAATTACCCTGAAAGATGTATGAAGAAGCTTCACAGTTTCCTCACAGCATAACTGGGAGCTcaggctgtgttcttgcacTACTCAGTGGTTGCCCAAAGATGCAGCACAATGTGTGTGATGCCAGAGCAAAGAGTTTGAGagtattttcttcagaagcagaaattcAGAGTTCCAGAATCAGTCTCAAGAGAATTAAGTACAGACTTAATTTCGTAATCACTTTGAGTTTCTGTTCCTGTTACTCCTTTTTGTTGAATTGTTAATACTTAAGTTGAATTATTAGCTCCTACTGTGAATTAATAAGAGATGTTTCATCTAGGCCTAGGTTAAATGTACACATGGGTACATTAAGTGTGGGGCTCTTCCATAAAACCTTGGGAATTGGAGAAAGGAAGTTTTTATTCTTCCTGGTTGCCTTCTTAGAAGCACCAAACAAAATGACTTGTCTCCAGCTTACCTgaccctgcctcccaactggctttgtgttctgctctgcactgtgatGTTCCATACAGGGGTTTTGCTGCTATGTGCTCAGTATGCTTTGGTAGgatgtgtctttttttcctcttctttcaaaATCAGGTGGTGGAATATTTGTAGCAAGACTTAGGGGCCAGATAAAGCCTCTCTTTTAAggttttctgcatgttttatctccttttttgtAGTGTGCTGGTGCACCTTAGTCGTGGGGGAGCTGAGGTTCACATGTATGCTCCAGATGTTCCTCAGATGCATGTCATTGACCACAGTAAGGGGCAACCAGCTGAAGCTGAGTCAAGGTAATCTGTGTTTCATGTGCTTTCCATGACTGCTGAGCCTCAGTCTCTTAGACAGTCTTCAGACTGCACTTGTAGCACCTTGCTGAATGCCTTTGCTGAATGCatctggtgttttgtttggagagaaaatattaaatgagtTTTCTGGACTCTGTTATATACAGTTTCTCAGtgcctgtgttttccaggagTAGTATTTTAGAAGTATCAGTAACTTCAATTATTAAATACCACTGTTCTTCTtgcttcctcccttcctcctcgTCCTCTGACAAAACTTTATTCATGTCATTCTGTGTGCAGATTCTTAGTTTATctcattgttttatttctggttcTTCAAGGAATGTTTTAGTGGAGTCTGCAAGAATAGCTCGTGGTAAAATTGCAAGCCTGGCTAAGCTGACCACAGCAGACCATGATGCTGTGATATTCCCTGGTGGATTTGGAGCTGCCAAAAACTTGTGAGTGCCAACTAAGCATTAGACTCCTCAACTAAATATTGGTAATTAACTTTTGGTaatgagcctggagaagagaaggctttggggtgacctaattgcaaccttccagtgcctgaagggagcctacaggaaagatggagaaggactttttacaagggcctggagtggcaggacaagggcaAATGGCttcatattaggaaaaatttctttactatgagggtggtgaggcactggaacaggttgcccagagaaactgtggatgccccatccctggaagtgttcaaggacaggttggatggggctctgagcaacctggtctagtggaatgtgtccctgcccatggcagaggaatTGAAagtggatgatctttaaggtcccttgcaatcccattctgtgattctgtgaactgtgATCACACAGTAAAATCAGGAAGCAATAAATGGCCTTATTTACTACATATGTAACTCCTACTTCAAAAGCAAAAGTCCTTTTAAATTCTTGTCATTGTCTTGTTTTATAATTTCTTAACAATGATGGTGAGAATTCTGGAGTTTATGTATTTTCCTACACCTAGAGGTGTTTCATTTTGGGACTGAGGGAAGTGAAGGTAGAACTTCAATATTTTCAGGTGTTTGTAGTGttattattctgtttcttcttctctgcCTACCAAAAACCCCCCCCCTTGCCTTAGTAAAGATAATACAATAGCTAGTTCAAAAAACCTAGCTTTTTTTAGCTTTGAGAAACGTGAAtgttatttcccttttcttctttatgtttttttcttctttgaaaaggTTGCTGTTCCACTTCTCAGTAATCCTAGAGAGCTGATTTCGTAATTCTTGTTTCTAGGTGTTTATATCAAGTAGGGAACTTTCTGACAGACCAAAGCCTTGGAAGTGAAGCATTTTGGCTAAAGCATTGACGGTCGACTAGAGACTTTTTCAACCACCTTTTAGAAGCTGTTAAGTTTGTGATGACCCTTAGGAGCCAGTCACAGGGGAGATACCTCTGTAGGTTTATACTGACTTATGTATAAAGTTTCTTCCTGTGACAGATCTACCTTTGCTGTTGATGGGAAAGATTGCAAGGTGAACAGAGAAGTTGAACGAGTCTTGAAGGACTTCCACAAAGCAGGCAAACCTATTGGGTACGTATGTTTTTcaagatgtgtgtgtgtgtgtgtgtaggtgTTTGTCAAAGAAGCAGCTAAGAAAATTCTGAGTGGAAGTTGCCTTGTGATGTCTTTCAGATGTGTAAGGCTGTGTCCATTTGAATCTTTTCAGTTATTAGCAAGTTTTGAAAGAGTGTAGAATTACAATTCCTTCTgttgcagcctgtgctgcattTCCCCAGTGTTGGCAGCAAAGGTTCTCTCTGGTGCTGAAGTAACTGTGGGCCACGAAGAAGAGGAAGGTGGCAAGTGGCCTTATGCTGGGACTGCAGGAGCCATCAAAGAGCTGGGAGCAAAGCACTGTGTGAAAGAAGTAACTATATCCTTTCCTGATAATTTTCATGTTGAGAGACAGTTTGGAAATGTGTCATTAAAGGAACGAATATATGTAGGATCTGGGCTTTTCCACTTAGAGTTTCATGGGAATATTTAGTGTAAAGCAGATAGCATGTGATCCAGTGCAGGATTAGAAACAGTGTCTTCTGTGCACAGCTGTGTAACTGCACAGCTGTGAGTCAGAGTGTCATTCTCAGTTGTTGCCTTGGAACTCCCTTGGACACCTGGAAATGCAGTAAATACTGAGTGAGTCTGCACATAAAACTTGCACAAGTTACAACTGGTTGGTTCTCTTTGAgatctttgttcttttcctgaagGCTAGTTCTGCAATCAGACTGTACTCAGAGACATCTTATCACAGCCAGTGAATTTTGTAGGTTTTCTTGTGTTTCCACAGATTTCTCTTGTGGTGTTTGTATTTCTGGCAAAAACAGCTTCTACTATCTTGTACTATAGGCTGCAGCTGTCTTTGCAGCTGAGTGGTATAATGTATTTGGAGATGCTTTTTTATAGGATAGTGGAGTTGTGAGGTTTTGTCAGCACTGGTTCATTTTGCAGACacaaaatgtctgtgttttccTTAACTCCCTTTTACGAAGCTCACGTGGATACAAAAAACAAGGTGGTGACTACCCCAGCATTTATGTGTGAAACAGAATTACACAATATCTTCGATGGCATTGGGGCAATGGTAAAGAATGTGCTAAAACTAActggcaaataaaaaaaaaaaaaaacaacaacaccagaaatgtttaaatttagGGCATAGTATCAAATATATCATGGACCAATGGAAATGTTTTCACCTGCTTGACCTGTTCACACTGTAGTGAATGCTGATACCAAGCTGATTGattcccagctgcaggaattTCCATGCCTTTCTGAGGGAGGGCCCTTACAGAGGACAAGGAGCCTGACCTGAGGCACAGAGCATTGTTTTGGaccttttccagctggagagAGCCATGTGGGTGTGTTCTGGAACAAGTCCTCTCTCAGTGCACCAGTGTCAAGCCAATTCTAAGAGGGCAAAAAGAGACTTGGAGGCCCTTTCAGAAGCTGAGGGCAGATATTTTGTAGGGATTTGGCACGTGTAGTGACAGCACATGTGGTGATTGAAGAATGGGAATAGAGAGGAAAGAGTGCATGGTTCAAGGTTTATCTGCTCAGGCCTGTGTCTGTGAACTACAAGCCAGGATCAGCTGTTGAGGGAATAGACATCTTCCATGTCTTAATTTAGCTTggtattaattaaaaaaattatattttttttcgATTTCAAAGAATCCCGTTTTCACGAAGCCATTCTGAATATCAGTCAGCAGCAGGACGCAACTGCCACAAGAGTAGCACTTTGAAAAATTCATCCATTGGCCCATTATAGTTTTAAAAGGTCttgaaatgaaggagaaaatatcCGCTGATGTGACGCACAACTTTTAAGGACAGTATCCGTGTTAAAGCAGTTGTGTGACTAGTAGTGAATGGAAAAAGCAGCCTCAAACTATCCTAACTTCCTCTGCTTTAGGGTAATAAAGCTTTCTCCAAAGAAATACTATTGAATGTCTGGAATAATgatgtataaataaattaatttctgcctTTATGTCATCCTTGTCGCTTCACTTTTGTTTGACTGGCCCATTTTAGcagtttttctgcatttcagttcaCTTCTTTGGTACATTTTTTCATATAGAATCCAGCAGAAACTGTGAAATTTCATTATGAAATGACAAAGAGAAGGAGTGAAGTTCCACTATTAGTGTTGGGCATGCTCAACTTGCTCAGTCAGTGTTCATGGAATGAGCATTTTTTGCTTCTGGAGCCTCTAATTTTTTGTcactaaaaaacccccacatttgGATTTAGATgatttggattttcttcttcaaagctGGCAGTGTATTCTTGGGGGATTTCCTAGAGATTCCCTGTGCAGATCACCGCATCCAGTGAGGAATCACACACAGAAACCAAGTCATCATGGTAGCAGGCATGGTTCATGAAGTGGATTTTGGACATTTTCTGAAATCTCTTTTGCTTATCCATCAAATTCTTCATGAAATTATCAAGTTGGtaagaaacagaatttaaacCACTACCAATATGTAATTGAGTGCAAAAACTTTCCTCTGAGTTTTGCTTGTACAAAGTGGGTGTTTTTAGTATCAATTTTATACACAGAGGCTTAGCGAAATATGGGAGGTCATTGTTCATATAAAATGTAACAACTCTTTAAAGTGAATGTCTTTCCTACATCAGCAggagttttaaaagaaatttggtAACATAAGAAAGTatcacaaaacagaaatggtATTGAAATCCCCAGGGCAGAGGAAgaacagctgctgcctgtgttaGCAGTACCTTCAAGAGTGATCTAAATTGAGCTCAACTCTTCCTCTGAGTTAAATCTTCCCATTAACTCCCTCGCCACAGCAGGGTTCTGTGTCTGAATTTAGGGTTTCTCCCAGGGTAAGTGCAGCTGTGGTGGCACAAAGCTTTCTTAGATTCTGAATCTTAGATTCAGGTGCCCTGACAAATGAtgattttttgaaaacattgcTGTTACCATGCAGTGACCAGCTGTTGCATGTTGCTGGTTAGATCATCCAGATGGGGCCTCGTTACAGTCCTCTGACATTCTTCCTTGAATCCAGACACCCAAGCCATGAAGATGCCAACAATCCTCTGTGTACCTTCATGTCCATCCCTGACTTGGTGACTTCCAGGCTGGATTGTCACTAACATATGCTGACAATCAAGTGTGCAAATTGAACAGCTCACCTAATGTGAGCTCACTGCTAAACAACAGCAACACTCTCAAATGATGGCCTCAAACCAGTGGCTGTTtgagggctggggctgggaattGTAAGAAGAGTTACTAAGGATCCAGCTCCTCCTCAGGGCCTGAAACATCTTTCAAGGTAGTGACAAAAAGCGAGCTGCCCACACTGTTGTCAGCGCTAGAAGCTTGGGCATTTACTGGGGATGGGACAAAAATGTGGACTGGGGAAATCAAGGAcgaagttttattttcagatatacTCACCTTTTAGACCttctttttacctttatttAATTTCCCTGAATTTAGAGACAATGTTTTTTTAAGGGAGAAAGAATCACGTAGCAGAATTGCCTTTcgttttttttcattctctctaATTTCACAGTAAT from Chiroxiphia lanceolata isolate bChiLan1 chromosome 2, bChiLan1.pri, whole genome shotgun sequence includes these protein-coding regions:
- the GATD3A gene encoding glutamine amidotransferase-like class 1 domain-containing protein 3A, mitochondrial — translated: MLSSRGPALCTALWRAAGPAGLASFHCSARRRHSARVAVVLSGCGVYDGTEIHEASAVLVHLSRGGAEVHMYAPDVPQMHVIDHSKGQPAEAESRNVLVESARIARGKIASLAKLTTADHDAVIFPGGFGAAKNLSTFAVDGKDCKVNREVERVLKDFHKAGKPIGLCCISPVLAAKVLSGAEVTVGHEEEEGGKWPYAGTAGAIKELGAKHCVKEVTEAHVDTKNKVVTTPAFMCETELHNIFDGIGAMVKNVLKLTGK